The following are from one region of the Myxococcales bacterium genome:
- a CDS encoding PilZ domain-containing protein, producing MTQLDRRFDPRIPFETYLTAYMEDRPVRGFTVNISETGLYLNTLPDSLARPTMVMGLELSLPGVPETIWAAGTLCYGTEDAYFLGQGVRFTAMAQRHAELVRRFCYRLRRETLRDSQTDFSA from the coding sequence ATGACCCAGCTCGACCGCCGCTTCGACCCGCGCATCCCGTTCGAGACGTACCTCACCGCGTACATGGAAGACCGGCCGGTGCGGGGCTTCACCGTGAACATCAGCGAGACGGGGCTTTACCTCAACACGCTGCCCGACAGCCTCGCCCGCCCCACGATGGTCATGGGCCTCGAGCTCAGTCTGCCAGGGGTTCCCGAGACGATCTGGGCCGCAGGAACCCTCTGCTACGGCACGGAAGACGCCTATTTCCTCGGGCAGGGCGTGAGGTTCACGGCGATGGCCCAGCGGCACGCCGAGCTCGTGCGCCGTTTCTGCTACCGCCTGCGCCGCGAGACGCTGAGAGACAGCCAGACCGACTTTTCGGCGTGA
- a CDS encoding bifunctional phosphoribosyl-AMP cyclohydrolase/phosphoribosyl-ATP diphosphatase HisIE: MTRLPSKTPPLLSPPGADALVNAVRFDAQGLVVVTAQDGTTGLVCMQAYANAEALRHTARTGRATFFSRSRQELWEKGLTSGNGLPVREIRLDCDGDAVLYVVSPEGPSCHTGAPSCFFRTARDEGLVDTSETVEAPAAVLARVADVIRARRAATAEKSYVASLLTKGLPKIIEKIYEEAGELAESLPTDDRAHTAHEAADLIFHVMVGLEAAGVPIDDVFSELRRRFGTSGHVEKASRPPKA; encoded by the coding sequence ATGACCCGCTTGCCCTCGAAGACCCCTCCCCTGCTCTCGCCCCCGGGCGCTGACGCCCTGGTGAACGCCGTGCGCTTCGACGCACAGGGATTGGTGGTGGTCACCGCCCAGGACGGCACGACGGGCCTTGTCTGCATGCAGGCCTACGCAAACGCAGAAGCCCTGCGCCACACGGCGCGGACGGGGCGCGCCACCTTCTTCAGCCGCTCGCGGCAAGAGCTCTGGGAAAAGGGGCTGACCTCGGGCAACGGCCTGCCGGTACGCGAGATCCGCCTCGACTGCGACGGCGACGCCGTGTTGTACGTGGTGTCCCCCGAGGGCCCTTCGTGCCACACGGGCGCGCCCTCGTGCTTTTTCCGCACGGCGCGAGACGAGGGTCTGGTCGACACGTCGGAGACAGTCGAAGCCCCCGCGGCGGTGCTTGCGCGCGTGGCCGACGTGATTCGCGCCCGCCGGGCGGCCACCGCCGAAAAATCCTACGTGGCATCGCTGCTCACGAAGGGCTTGCCGAAGATCATCGAGAAGATTTACGAAGAAGCGGGTGAGCTGGCCGAGTCTTTGCCCACGGACGACCGCGCGCATACGGCCCACGAAGCCGCTGACCTCATCTTTCACGTGATGGTGGGGCTGGAAGCGGCCGGCGTGCCGATCGACGATGTGTTTAGCGAGCTGCGACGCCGCTTTGGCACCTCCGGGCACGTGGAAAAAGCCAGCCGCCCCCCGAAGGCGTAA
- a CDS encoding NAD-dependent malic enzyme, translating into MKIPEILLIRSQHKPGSLSRILGVIGEAGLVVEGLRQVRRDYMSTTWEITIEPDDPRETDEVLAAIDALPNAKVLGRSDRVFDRHRGGKIEMKSRMAISSLERLRDLYTPGVARVCLAIHEDPALARAYTGLANSVAVVTNGTAILGLGDIGPVAGMPVMEGKAALFAELAGISAVPILINEKDPKKLVEIIAAIAPSFGAIQLEDIRAPECFEVEEALIERLDRPVMHDDQHGTAIVVLAALLGATRRAGIALSESVVGQIGLGAAGLGICDLLIKYGVKGMLGSDLNEAAKQRLATMGGRPTDLAGVMAGADVVVATTGVKGLIKPSMVRPGQVILALSNPEPEIEPEKALAAGARFATDGKVVNNVLGFPGVFRGALDANARRITDAMLIAAAETLANLSQGDALVPDPLDREVHKHVASAVKESALGLVLGDAGI; encoded by the coding sequence ATGAAAATCCCCGAGATCCTCCTCATCCGCAGCCAACACAAACCCGGCAGCTTGTCGCGCATCCTGGGCGTCATCGGCGAGGCGGGTTTGGTGGTGGAAGGCCTCCGTCAGGTGCGGCGGGACTATATGTCCACCACCTGGGAGATCACGATCGAGCCCGACGACCCGCGCGAGACGGACGAGGTGCTCGCCGCGATCGATGCGCTGCCGAACGCCAAGGTCCTGGGGCGCTCCGACCGCGTTTTCGATCGCCACCGGGGCGGCAAAATCGAAATGAAGTCCCGCATGGCGATCAGCAGCCTCGAACGCCTGCGCGATCTCTACACGCCCGGTGTGGCGCGCGTGTGTCTGGCGATCCACGAGGATCCGGCGCTGGCGCGCGCGTACACGGGCCTTGCCAACAGCGTGGCGGTGGTCACGAACGGCACCGCCATCCTGGGCTTGGGTGACATCGGGCCCGTGGCCGGCATGCCCGTCATGGAGGGCAAAGCCGCTCTGTTTGCCGAGCTGGCGGGCATCTCGGCGGTGCCCATCCTGATCAACGAAAAAGATCCGAAGAAGCTCGTGGAGATCATTGCGGCCATAGCGCCCTCGTTCGGCGCCATCCAGCTCGAGGACATCCGGGCCCCTGAATGCTTCGAGGTCGAGGAGGCGCTCATCGAACGGTTGGATCGCCCGGTGATGCACGATGACCAGCACGGCACGGCGATCGTGGTGCTGGCGGCCTTGCTCGGCGCCACCCGGCGCGCGGGCATTGCGCTCAGCGAAAGCGTGGTGGGGCAGATCGGGCTCGGCGCGGCGGGGCTCGGCATTTGCGACTTGCTGATCAAGTACGGCGTGAAGGGCATGCTGGGTTCGGACCTCAACGAGGCCGCGAAGCAGCGCCTCGCGACCATGGGCGGGCGGCCCACGGATCTTGCGGGCGTCATGGCCGGTGCGGACGTCGTGGTGGCGACCACGGGGGTCAAGGGCCTCATCAAGCCCAGCATGGTGCGCCCCGGCCAGGTGATCTTGGCGCTCTCGAACCCCGAGCCCGAGATCGAACCGGAAAAAGCCTTGGCGGCCGGAGCCCGCTTTGCCACCGACGGCAAGGTGGTGAACAACGTGCTCGGCTTCCCGGGCGTCTTCCGCGGGGCGCTCGACGCCAACGCTCGTCGCATCACGGACGCCATGCTGATTGCAGCGGCCGAGACCTTGGCCAACTTGTCCCAGGGCGACGCCCTCGTGCCCGATCCGCTGGATCGGGAGGTGCACAAGCACGTGGCCTCAGCCGTCAAGGAATCCGCGTTGGGGCTCGTGCTGGGTGATGCGGGCATTTGA